One part of the Engraulis encrasicolus isolate BLACKSEA-1 chromosome 17, IST_EnEncr_1.0, whole genome shotgun sequence genome encodes these proteins:
- the LOC134467461 gene encoding inactive all-trans-retinol 13,14-reductase-like: MWLVLFGIFLPSWMAIVGGTYWFFFRWRSPFSLKSVRPKEPLEMDQKKRDKVLKKDFTKECIPHDLDAVVIGSGVGGLTAAACLAKVGKKVLVLEEHDTAGGCTHSFVEKGFEFDTGLHYVGQMHENGLTKVAIDQITEGQLEFVKLDQHINTMHIGQGDDCRTYTLLSGKTEMEAHLKKQFPNDTQAVENFFKLTKLCSKQIPALAALKILPRWLALYMLKSGIADRLLPAHSTLSDTSASWWAGMQTNNKDLQLMFNYLFHGTPPKDSSILINSLLVHHYKRGAYFPKGGASEIPYHISNTIRKYGGEVLVRAPVSRILLDAAGAACGVVVRKGQEEVEVRAKMVISNCGVFNTFNRLLPPEVVIKPDIQERANLLKPGKGCLLTFCGFDATPEELGLGQATNWFYKDNDMDQMMDTFFSLSKDDAPENIPMMYFTLPSAKDTTAKIRHPGKTSMIMVTYVNSDWFDEWNVDSTRGDDYMAYKMRFANNMFDWACQQFPKLREKLVYQEVSTPLSTYTGAHLGAMYSAETLDKYDPISMAKNRCDTPIKNLYISGQDVFSSGVAGELQGGLLCASTVLNRNIYAHLHLMKKSLKRAKAKENARLAKKLQ, from the exons ATGTGGCTGGTTCTGTTTGGAATATTCCTTCCTTCCTGGATGGCAATTGTCGGGGGAACCTACTGGTTCTTCTTCAGATGGCGCAGCCCGTTCTCCCTGAAGTCGGTGAGGCCCAAAGAGCCCCTGGAGATGGACCAGAAGAAGAGGGACAAGGTGCTGAAGAAAG ACTTCACTAAGGAGTGCATACCACATGATCTGGACGCGGTTGTCAtcgggagtggagtggggggctTGACAGCGGCCGCCTGCCTGGCGAAGGTCGGGAAGAAGGTTCTGGTTCTGGAAGAGCACGACACCGCCGGGGGATGCACCCACTCCTTTGTTGAGAAGGGCTTCGAGTTCGATACCG GCCTCCACTACGTCGGCCAGATGCACGAGAACGGCCTGACGAAGGTGGCGATCGACCAGATCACCGAGGGCCAGCTGGAGTTCGTGAAGCTGGACCAGCACATCAACACCATGCACATCGGCCAGGGGGACGACTGCCGCACGTACACACTCCTCAGCGGCAAGACCGAGATGGAGGCCCACCTGAAGAAGCAGTTCCCCAATGACACCCAGGCGGTGGAGAACTTCTTCAAACTCACAAAG CTGTGTTCAAAACAGATTCCTGCCCTGGCTGCGCTGAAGATACTCCCTCGCTGGCTGGCCCTCTACATGCTCAAGTCTGGCATCGCTGACCGCCTCCTCCCCGCGCACAGCACACTGTCAGACACCAGCGCCTCCTGGTGGGCAGGAATGCAGACCAACAACAAGGACCTGCAGCTCATGTTCAACTACCTCTTCCATG GGACTCCACCTAAGGACTCCAGCATCCTCATCAACTCCCTGCTCGTCCACCACTACAAGCGTGGTGCCTACTTCCCAAAGGGGGGCGCTAGTGAGATCCCTTACCACATCAGCAACACCATCCGCAAGTATGGCGGAGAGGTGCTGGTGAGGGCGCCGGTCTCTCGAATCCTATTGGACGCTGCTGGAGCTGCCTGTG GTGTGGTGGTGAGGAAAGGccaggaggaagtggaggtgagAGCTAAAATGGTGATCTCCAACTGCGGCGTGTTCAACACCTTCAACAGGCTCCTGCCCCCAGAGGTCGTCATAAAGCCTG ATATCCAGGAGCGTGCAAACCTCCTGAAGCCAGGTAAGGGATGTTTGCTCACCTTCTGTGGGTTTGATGCCACTCCAGAGGAGCTTGGACTTGGCCAGGCCACCAACTGGTTCTACAAGGACAACGACATGGACCAGAT GATGGATACCTTCTTCAGCCTGAGCAAAGACGACGCCCCAGAGAACATCCCCATGATGTACTTCACCCTCCCCTCTGCCAAAGACACCACCGCCAAGATCAgacacccag GTAAGACCTCCATGATCATGGTGACCTACGTGAACTCTGACTGGTTTGACGAGTGGAATGTCGACAGTACGAGAGGAGACGACTACATGGCGTACAAGATGAGATTCGCCAACAACATGTTTGACTGGGCCTGCCAACAGTTCCCCAAGCTCAGAGAGAAG ctGGTGTACCAGGAGGTGTCCACCCCTCTGTCTACTTACACCGGTGCTCATCTGGGAGCCATGTACTCGGCCGAGACCCTGGACAAATATGACCCCATATCCATGGCCAAGAACCGCTGCGACACACCAATCAAGAACCTCTACATCTCAG gTCAGGACGTGTTCAGCAGTGGTGTTGCTGGGGAGCTGCAAGGGGGTCTGCTGTGTGCCTCCACCGTGCTGAACCGCAACATCTATGCCCACCTGCACCTCATGAAGAAGAGTCTCAAGAGGGCCAAGGCCAAGGAGAATGCACGATTGGCTAAGAAACTGCAGTGA